In Stenotrophomonas lactitubi, the genomic window CGCTCCGACAGCCTGTGCACTATCTGTTCGTGCTGCCCGCCGTGCTGGTCGCACTGGTGCTGTGGGTGAGCCTGGAAAGCGATGATGTCGGCCGCGCCGGGCAGCGCATCCTGCCGTGGTTGCTGGCCTGCCTGGGTGCAGGACTGGCGCTGATGTACAACCAGGTGCGCACGTTGTGCCTGTTGCTGTTGGTGGCGCTGGCCTTCGCGGTGCTGCACCAGGATCTGGGGCACTACCTGCGCGATGGGCGGGTAACGGCGCTGACCCCACTGCGCTTCCATGCGATCTCGACCTGGCTGCCGTTGTTGTTCGCCATCCATGCGTTGTGGCCCGAACGCGGGCGCCGCCGCCAGGACCTGCTGCTGAGGGCCACGATCAGCGGTGTTGCCGTGGCGGTTTTCATCCTGTTGGCCGCACAGCAGCCACAAGGCATGCACGACCTGCTGTCGAACCGGCACTTCCCCTGGATACCGAGCGACTGGAACGCGTTGGCGCAGCTGCCTGCCATGCTGTTCCTGCTGGCCACCGCTGCGCTGGGATGGCAGGCGTGGCGCCAGCCGCGGCCGCTGCATACGGCGATGCTGCTGGCCCTGCTGTGCCTGTGGTGGATGCTGCCGCGGATCTTCCTGCAGCCGGTGCTGCTGCCGGCGTTGAGCGTGGCGGCGCTGCTGCTGATGCTGGCCGCGACCCTGCAGGAGTCTTTCCACATGGCATTCGGCGACGAGCTGACCGGCCTGCCCGGCCGTCGTGCGTTCAACGAGACGCTCAAGCGTGCCACCGGCACCTACAGCATCGCGATGATCGACGTCGATC contains:
- a CDS encoding GGDEF domain-containing protein gives rise to the protein MAHHPLRQPVHYLFVLPAVLVALVLWVSLESDDVGRAGQRILPWLLACLGAGLALMYNQVRTLCLLLLVALAFAVLHQDLGHYLRDGRVTALTPLRFHAISTWLPLLFAIHALWPERGRRRQDLLLRATISGVAVAVFILLAAQQPQGMHDLLSNRHFPWIPSDWNALAQLPAMLFLLATAALGWQAWRQPRPLHTAMLLALLCLWWMLPRIFLQPVLLPALSVAALLLMLAATLQESFHMAFGDELTGLPGRRAFNETLKRATGTYSIAMIDVDHFKKFNDIHGHDTGDDVLKLVASRLSRVGDGGRAFRYGGEEFAVVFLDRPASACVDAVEALRQGIEQSRMQLRDRTTRSRDDTLGQQQRGRGGGGAVVQVTVSIGLADSRVDPRPAGVVKAADQALYAAKEEGRNRVCAHGGQRVLAVRGSHAQTASR